Part of the Bacteroidia bacterium genome is shown below.
AAACAAAAAAACCCTGCAAATAAAAATTTACAGGGCTTCTTACTTCGTACCCAGAGCCGGAGTCGAACCGGCACGAGTGTTACCTCATTGGTGTTTGAGACCAACGCGTCTACCGATTCCGCCATCTGGGCAACTTTGTTCGGTATGGGGCTGCGAAAGTATATATTTTTTGTTTCCCCAGCATCGAAAATGTACTTTTGCCAAAAAAAAAACTTAATCAGTGATCAGATTCCGGCTTTTGTGGACTCATTTCTTTGCATTAATCTGTTTGCTGTTCGCCAGTTGTGCAAATGTTGTTGCTCCATCCGGCGGAGATAAAGATACTCAAGCTCCTTCCTTGCTCCAAGCATCCCCTTCTAATTTCTCCACTAATTTCTCCCAAAAGAAAATTACCTTGGAATTTGATGAATATGTCCTAACCAAAGACCCTCAAACCCAAGTCGTAATTTCTCCTCCGCTAAAATACCCGCTCGAATACTTGTCTAAAGGTAAAGCGCTGCAAATTAAATTCTCTGATACCCTCCTCCCAAATACTACCTATAACCTGAACTTCGGCCAATGTATCGTCGATCTGAATGAGGCGAATCCTTTGCCTGAATTTAATTATGTTTTTTCCACCGGATCTTTTATCGATTCTCTTCGACTGGAAGGTGTTGTAAAAGATGCCCTTACTGGCTCAACGGAAAAAGGCGTGCTGGTAATGGCTTATTCCGAAAATATCGATTCGCTTCCCTATAAAAAAATACCATCCTATTTTGACCGAACCGATGAATCCGGCCACTTTTCTATTCAAAATATGGCCCAAGGATCCTATAAATTAATCGCACTGCAAGAGAAAAACAACAACTACCTTTTCGATAACCCGGATGAAGAAAAAATTGGTTTTCTGGATTCAGTGGTTATTCCAATCTATGTTGCTCCTCCGGTAAACGATACCTTGCAAAAGGATACGCTTAATACTGATACCTTGCAGAAAACAAGTAAAGTGAAACTTCATGCCGAGCATTCCCTCCCCGGACTTGCCATTAAGGTTTTTACCGAAAAAAAGGAAAAGCAGGCTCTTAAAAAATGGAATTACGAACGAATTGGTAAGCTGCAACTGCTTTACAACATCCCGGTTAATAAATTGAATTATGAGTTGCTTGCTCCGCTTTCAAATAATACCTGGGAAAGTGTTGAATATTCCACTCAACGGGATTCTATTTTATTGTGGTTTAATGATACAATCTCTGATTCGCTGCACCTCCGAATTTGGGCCGATACTTTTCCGGCTGATACCTTACACCTTTCTTATAGAAAATTAAAAAAGGAAGCAGGCGGAGGGAAATCAAAAATCAATAGGAGTGCCAACGAGGTTTGGCAATTGCAACTTCCCGGTACCGGAATGGACCCCAAGGGAAGTATCTTGGTTTCATCGCCCAATCCGATTCAATTTGCCGACTTTACCCAAGCCCTTCTGATAAGTGGTAAAGATACCTTCTCCGTTAAAGTTAAAAACGATAGCCTAAGTGCCAGGAAATTCAAAGTGTACTATCCTTGGAAGGAAGAAAAAGAATATAGCTTTCTCATTCCACCAAAGGCCTTGGAAGATATGTATGGCAAAGGAAATGATACTTTAAAAACTACGTTCAAAATAAAGGCTTTAAAAGAGTTTGGAAATTTGAAACTTAGTTTGAAAATGGAGAATGGGAAAGACGCCTGTATCCTTCAACTCTTAAACGAAAAGGGGGTAATGGTTCGGGAGAAACAAGTATTAAATGGTGGCACAATTCAATTTCCTTTATTAAATCCTGGCAATTATGGACTGAGATTGCTTGTTGATGCAAATCAAAACGGGGTTTGGGATACCGGTAAATACCTGCATCATATTCAACCTGAAAAAGTTATAATTTACTCCGGTAAAGTGGAGGTTAAAGCGAATTGGGATTTAGATTTGGATTGGGTGGTTAAATAGTTCCCCTTCTTCTTTCCAAATACCTTAACACCTTTTTTGACCTTTCCTACCTGTTGGCTATTATTTTTGTGGACCAGAATTCACTATATGAAGCTAATTACTACTATTTCCCGAGCCCTAGTTGGTTACCTGTTTATCTTTTCCGGCCTTATTAAGGCCAATGACCCGCTTGGCTTTTCCTATAAACTTATTGAGTATTTTGAAAAGTTTAAAGAGGAATTCTCTGCCTTGGGTTGGTTGTTTGATTTTATGGTGGATTGGGCTTTACCTCTGGCCATGTTTATTGTGGTTTTGGAAATTGTATTGGGCGTGGCGGTTCTAACCGGTTACATGAAGAAGTTAACAAATCTACTGCTTCTGTTACTCATTCTTTTCTTTACTGCTTTAACCTTTGTTTCAGCTCAATATGAATGGGTGCGTTCTTGCGGTTGCTTTGGCGATGCTATTCCTCTAACTCCTTGGCAATCGTTCATTAAAGATTTGGTTTTGTTAACCCTAATTCTGATTATTATGGCCGGACAAAAGCATATTGAAGAGAATGAAATTGATGGTCCATTGTTTGTTCTTTTTGGACTTTGTCTGGGTTTTTTGGTTTGGTTATCTTCCAAATTAAATTGGTATGTTCCGGTAGTTTTCCCAACTGTTTTAACACTACTTTATATCGCATTAAATAAAGTAATTAAAGCTAAATCTGCATTAATTGCTACTTGCATTGGACTTCTTTCTTCCTCCTGGTTTACCTACCAGGCTTATGCACATTTGCCTTTTAAAGATTTTAGAGCCTATGCCATTGGTAAGAATATTCCCGAACAAATGGTGGGTGTTCCCAGTGTGTTGAAGTACACGTATAACCTGAAAAATAAACAAACAGGTAAAGAAATTCATGTAGAACAATTTCCACCTGATTATGAAAAAGATTTTGAATATTTAGGTTTTGATACCACGGTAATTAAAGCCGGTATTCCTGCTAAAATCCATGATTTTGTATTAATGAATGCCGATAAGTCTGATTATACCGGAGATGTTCTGGAAAATCCCGATTTGAACTTTCTTTTGGTTGCTTATGATCTTGATAAAACTAATTTGGATATCCAACCTGCTATTAAAGCATTTTCGGATGCCTGTGCGCAAAACAACATCATGTTTAAGGGGGCAACAGCTAGTACAAAAGAACAGGTAGCAACCCTGGAAACTAAGTTTGGTCAATCTTTCGAGTATTTCTACTGCGATGCCATTACTTTAAAAACAATTATTCGCTCCAATCCGGGCCTGGTTGCCTTGAAAAATGGAACTGTTGTTGGACAATGGCATTACAACGATTTCCCATCCTTTGAGAAAGCAATGGAATTAAAAAAATAGCCTGATAAGTTGTTTTTTTGGGCGGGTCCATTCGCCACAGACTTTATCAATTTTACAGAATGATAGTAAGGCGAATGGCCGGGCTATACGTTTCAAGTCCTCGCCGCCCGGGCTAAAGCCACGTTCGGCTGTGGGCTTTCCACTTCTATCCCTACCCGATGGTGTAGTGCAATTTCATTTTGTTTGGTTTTGAATTTTTATACCTGTTGGTACAGTTGGATTCCGCTAACCAATTAAGAGAAAGCACTTTTCCAAAAAATCTGCAATAGAAAGAAATCGTTATGAGGCTTTCAAATACAATAAAGACAGGGGTTTCAGGTTTATTTTTGGGTGAAGAAATGGTGAACTGTTTTGAAGTCATAAATCGTTCTGAAATCCTTGAATTTGAAGTTATATCAATTTTAATTTATAAATAGTCCGAAGGCTTTTAAAAATTTATACCGAGAGGAAAAATTATATGATTCCAGTTCGCTTAGGCCTCCTGGAATCATTTATTTTTATCCTCGGCATTTTCAAAATTGGTAAGTACCGAGGATACAAAATGTTAGTCCGATTTTTTCAAGAAAATTTAAGTATAAAATTGGACTATACATTTTGTCCATTCGGTATAAATGCCGAGTATACAGAATGTTAGGC
Proteins encoded:
- a CDS encoding Ig-like domain-containing protein — encoded protein: MLFASCANVVAPSGGDKDTQAPSLLQASPSNFSTNFSQKKITLEFDEYVLTKDPQTQVVISPPLKYPLEYLSKGKALQIKFSDTLLPNTTYNLNFGQCIVDLNEANPLPEFNYVFSTGSFIDSLRLEGVVKDALTGSTEKGVLVMAYSENIDSLPYKKIPSYFDRTDESGHFSIQNMAQGSYKLIALQEKNNNYLFDNPDEEKIGFLDSVVIPIYVAPPVNDTLQKDTLNTDTLQKTSKVKLHAEHSLPGLAIKVFTEKKEKQALKKWNYERIGKLQLLYNIPVNKLNYELLAPLSNNTWESVEYSTQRDSILLWFNDTISDSLHLRIWADTFPADTLHLSYRKLKKEAGGGKSKINRSANEVWQLQLPGTGMDPKGSILVSSPNPIQFADFTQALLISGKDTFSVKVKNDSLSARKFKVYYPWKEEKEYSFLIPPKALEDMYGKGNDTLKTTFKIKALKEFGNLKLSLKMENGKDACILQLLNEKGVMVREKQVLNGGTIQFPLLNPGNYGLRLLVDANQNGVWDTGKYLHHIQPEKVIIYSGKVEVKANWDLDLDWVVK
- a CDS encoding DoxX family membrane protein; the encoded protein is MKLITTISRALVGYLFIFSGLIKANDPLGFSYKLIEYFEKFKEEFSALGWLFDFMVDWALPLAMFIVVLEIVLGVAVLTGYMKKLTNLLLLLLILFFTALTFVSAQYEWVRSCGCFGDAIPLTPWQSFIKDLVLLTLILIIMAGQKHIEENEIDGPLFVLFGLCLGFLVWLSSKLNWYVPVVFPTVLTLLYIALNKVIKAKSALIATCIGLLSSSWFTYQAYAHLPFKDFRAYAIGKNIPEQMVGVPSVLKYTYNLKNKQTGKEIHVEQFPPDYEKDFEYLGFDTTVIKAGIPAKIHDFVLMNADKSDYTGDVLENPDLNFLLVAYDLDKTNLDIQPAIKAFSDACAQNNIMFKGATASTKEQVATLETKFGQSFEYFYCDAITLKTIIRSNPGLVALKNGTVVGQWHYNDFPSFEKAMELKK